Proteins found in one Artemia franciscana chromosome 13, ASM3288406v1, whole genome shotgun sequence genomic segment:
- the LOC136034403 gene encoding lactosylceramide 4-alpha-galactosyltransferase-like: protein MACRTRNVFIALAFICGIYVIAKQPIMDYDVLNRIRNTIRNEDGIEILYKVGGWHNFNTTFFIESSGIGYLNDRYACSVEAAARLQHPLPVILYMTGIRKEAIARYNPWTKNFTNLKLVKVDPGILFKNTSFERLYLDVKGQATDLTEHISDMMRVFLLKHYGGLYLDTDTVLLKNTSSLGSFLLYKLVNGIMKFESNHFLVNEIYHTLAQKKYNNRSWDGLGFLTILDITKKYCKLSLQKGNFDEAGKNCNLTFLRTETFLPIKWEEWRDGLFIQSFKKLEDFRPDVMKNAYGIHFNNHLTSNIPIVRKKGQIHEMIAEQYCPLVYSTLPKFY, encoded by the coding sequence ATGGCATGCCGAACAAGGAACGTTTTCATCGCGTTAGCATTTATATGCGGTATCTACGTCATAGCAAAGCAGCCAATCATGGATTATGACGTCTTAAATCGTATCCGCAATACAATAAGAAATGAAGATGGAATAGAAATACTTTATAAAGTTGGGGGCTGGCACAACTTCAACACCACCTTCTTCATTGAAAGTAGTGGTATAGGGTATCTAAACGACAGATATGCATGCAGCGTTGAAGCTGCTGCCCGGTTGCAACATCCGTTACCAGTTATCCTTTACATGACAGGAATAAGGAAAGAGGCAATAGCACGGTATAATCCATGgacaaaaaatttcacaaatcTTAAACTGGTGAAAGTGGATCCTGGAATACTCTTTAAAAACACTAGCTTTGAAAGACTTTATTTAGATGTTAAAGGTCAGGCAACTGACCTCACAGAGCATATATCTGACATGATGAGAGTTTTTTTGTTGAAACATTATGGTGGACTTTATTTAGACACAGACACGGTACttcttaaaaatacatcaagtCTTGGCTCTTTCCTTCTGTACAAATTGGTAAACggtataatgaaatttgaaagtaACCACTTTTTAGTCAATGAAATATACCACACCCTTGCTCAGAAGAAGTACAATAATAGATCTTGGGATGGCTTAGGCTTCCTAACCATTCTTGATATTACGAAGAAATATTGCAAACTCTCTTTGCAAAAAGGGAATTTCGATGAGGCgggaaaaaattgtaatttaactTTCTTAAGGACAGAGACATTTTTACCAATCAAGTGGGAGGAATGGAGAGACGGTTTATTTATCCAATCATTCAAGAAATTGGAAGATTTTAGACCAGACGTCATGAAAAATGCGTATGGTATCCACTTTAATAACCATTTGACATCAAACATACCtattgtaagaaaaaaaggacaaatccATGAAATGATCGCAGAGCAATATTGCCCTTTGGTTTACTCAACACTACCGAAGTTTTACTAA